In Trichlorobacter lovleyi, the DNA window AGTTCACCGCGGGTATGCCGGAACCCTTCGTTGATGGCTTGGTACTGGCCGCCATCCGGCCTGCTCTGCCAGTAGGCCAGATGTCTTTCATATTTGCGGATGATGTCGACAGATCCATCGGTGCTGCCGCCATCCATGATAACGTATTCCAGGTTCGGATAGCCCTGCCCCAGGACAGAATCAATACATTCCTCCAGATAGTCAGCCTGGTTGTAGGAGGGAGTCACCAGTGCAATCGTAGGCAGTGGTAACTTGCAACATATTTGTAAGTCTGCCTTTTCCGGGCATTCACGCTGCTCAGGCAGGGGTAGCTGCAACGATGCGGCATCGGCAGAGCTGTCCCGTGTCTGGCTGGAGCAAAACAGGTGCCAGCCGTTGCCGAGGTCGATGCAGGGATAAGGAGCGCCTCCACCCTGTTGCAGTGCTCCGGCAACCGCTGTATGAGCGACGAAGCTGTGCTGTTCCTTCAAATGTTCGGCATCCTGTGCCAGCCCGTGCAAAAAGCCAGGCATGATACGACGCAACTTGATCAGTTGTTGTTCAAGACAGCTAAGGTAGGGAGCGACACAGCTGGTAACGACGTGCACAGGCAACGGGTAGTGCAAATCCCGTGCAGGCATGACAACATCAGGTGTCAGGAAGGTAAACGCGTGAAAATGGTAAAAGATGACCGGATTGCCGTCCACCAGGGGGTGCCCTGATGCATCGCATGAGAAGCGATAATTATCGTGATTCCAAGGGGCCACCCCGCCGCCGGCATGATCCAGTACCCGCACCCCGGTGAAGCGGGCGGGCCAGTCCTCAAGGTAAAGCTGATCCCCGAACTTGCCATCTTCAACCCGCTGATAGCACCATTCAAGACAACGATCCCGCCACCAGCTGAGTGCCTCACGGCCATTGCTATTGTTTCTGAAGCAAAGCAGTCCGACATTATAGGTGCCGTACTTTGCCAGAAAAGCCAGCTCCGGCGAAAAACGATGTTCGTGGATCAGTACCGCGTTGTCACCAAGAGCAGCATAGATCGGGGCGGTTGAGGAAAAGAAGTACAGATCGGCATCCAGGTACGTGATCAATTCGATCGAGGGATAACATTTCAGAAGGTAGGCTATAACGGAAGGCGTCAGGGTCCAGTAGTATTCAACCTGGCTCCGGTTTTGCTTTGCCGATGCCAAAGCGCTGTCTCCGGCCTCAATAGCGGCCAGCGGCACCGTAACCACCTGGGTGATCGCCAAACGATTCAGCAGCTCCTGCGTCAGCTCATCAAGGCAGACCACATACAGCCTGAACGGATCCGGCTCATGGGCGTGCAGGGAACTGATCAGGGCCAGCCCCTTCAGCAGGTAGTTCTTATCAAAATAGGTGCAATAATACCGCATCGGTACCTCTGGCCTCTCCCGCACTTCCGGTACCGCAATACGCGTCAGACGTCCCCTCAAAGGCGGCCACCTCAGGCGCCGGCACATGCCACCCGTTTGAGTTCATTGGCTATCCGCGTCCAAGCAGCCGGTTGGCTGCAGCGTTGCTCGAAAAGCGCTGAGGCAGACTGTATATCCTTTGCGGCATTGCCACAAAATCGCCTTTTGACAAGGTTGCATAAACCGACCGGATCTCATGGGCTTCATTCGTCCCTGGATAGACAATTCCCAGACTGGCAGGCACATAGAGGCGCCAGTCACATTCAAGAACCACAAAACCGGCGCAGTTGCTCAAGTAACGTAAGCAGTCAGGGGTGTAGCGCCAAAAATCATCCGGTGAGGGATGGTAGGGATAGGCAAAAACCGTCTCGATAATCAGCAGACTGTTGTCTCTCATCACTTTAAACAGCGCCTCAAAGACCTTGAAAGGATTTTTGACATGTTCTATGACGTTCAGGCAGACTGCTGTACTGATCCGATTTTCAAAGACGTAAGGTAAATATTCTATTGCGGGATCACCCTTGTCCGGGTTCAAAATTATATACTGAGGGTCAATATGATCAAACGGACGCTGCCCTAATGAGATGGAACAGGCATCCTGGTCACCGGTAGTAATAGCCAGATCATAGTCGGCAATAAACGGTTGTTCCATACCACCTATGTCAACAAGCGTTCCACGCAGGCCATAGCGTGATATTTGCTCTGTTACCAGCTTGATATCATCCCAGAACATTATTCGGTCTCCTGAAGCCAATAACGTTTTGTATCCCGGCTTGGAAAAACGCCCGTACAATCATGGCAGATTGTCTCACAATAGCCATCACCACTTATCTGATTTTTCAATAATGCCCGGCAATACCGATACTTTTCGCCATTCCAGATTTCCCAGAAATCGTCAGTCACAATATTGCCGATACGGTACTCCCGCATGCCTGAAGGAAAGCAACACGTATACCAATCACCATTCCAATCGATCGTTACATGGTTG includes these proteins:
- a CDS encoding glycosyltransferase produces the protein MRYYCTYFDKNYLLKGLALISSLHAHEPDPFRLYVVCLDELTQELLNRLAITQVVTVPLAAIEAGDSALASAKQNRSQVEYYWTLTPSVIAYLLKCYPSIELITYLDADLYFFSSTAPIYAALGDNAVLIHEHRFSPELAFLAKYGTYNVGLLCFRNNSNGREALSWWRDRCLEWCYQRVEDGKFGDQLYLEDWPARFTGVRVLDHAGGGVAPWNHDNYRFSCDASGHPLVDGNPVIFYHFHAFTFLTPDVVMPARDLHYPLPVHVVTSCVAPYLSCLEQQLIKLRRIMPGFLHGLAQDAEHLKEQHSFVAHTAVAGALQQGGGAPYPCIDLGNGWHLFCSSQTRDSSADAASLQLPLPEQRECPEKADLQICCKLPLPTIALVTPSYNQADYLEECIDSVLGQGYPNLEYVIMDGGSTDGSVDIIRKYERHLAYWQSRPDGGQYQAINEGFRHTRGELMTWLNSDDKFHPLAFAKVVSVFITHPEAEWITGRQNEWDRAGRLHYLQEDLEVLSRRKYLNGIFDKPFIQQEGTFWRRTLWEAAGGALSSNFELAGDLELWVRFFRVTVLHQVDTLLAGFRRVYGTQKSYLHREQYYHEAKNILTAERARFAGVLDTLPGMPAPFKITREQVAALIAQPGFAPALSLDTRPAWRQYLSDIRVAVARLHNGQQLDRVDFFQQEVGLLALIEKRHLVAELLQLNKLSVLRDQCQRLLQEGEDLLGQGECGGAEQRFSRAAVIDPCSARLHRDLGRLNLCRGEYARAFNEFRFALEYQPYNAGLAEEMIAVLCRLGQDTVAAAFCREYLTINPDSQEIRRLALGLASHEELDR
- a CDS encoding methyltransferase domain-containing protein, producing the protein MFWDDIKLVTEQISRYGLRGTLVDIGGMEQPFIADYDLAITTGDQDACSISLGQRPFDHIDPQYIILNPDKGDPAIEYLPYVFENRISTAVCLNVIEHVKNPFKVFEALFKVMRDNSLLIIETVFAYPYHPSPDDFWRYTPDCLRYLSNCAGFVVLECDWRLYVPASLGIVYPGTNEAHEIRSVYATLSKGDFVAMPQRIYSLPQRFSSNAAANRLLGRG